A single genomic interval of Streptococcus suis harbors:
- the ftsX gene encoding permease-like cell division protein FtsX, translating to MSNRFFRHFIESLKSLKRNGWMTIAAISSVAITLTLVGLFASVILNTAKLASDLEQNVRINVYLRANSTDQAETIVNEAGETVANPDYQKVYNQITALENVQSVTYSSKDEQLQKLTATLGDTWNLFQGDANPLYDAYIIDTTEPQYVKTVAAEIAKIDGVTEVRDGEVETERIFKLANLVRTWGLAATGLLLFTAVFLISNTIRITIISRSREIQIMRLVGAKNSYIRGPFLWEGAWVGLLGAILPSALVYSLYKMIYTSVNASLASQDLSLINMNVFVPGMIGALFVIGIIIGSLGSVISMNRYLKI from the coding sequence ATGAGTAATCGATTTTTTAGACACTTTATTGAATCATTGAAGAGTTTGAAGCGAAATGGTTGGATGACAATTGCAGCCATTTCATCTGTAGCCATTACCCTTACCTTGGTTGGTCTATTTGCTTCAGTTATTTTGAACACAGCAAAGCTCGCTTCGGATTTGGAACAGAATGTACGTATCAATGTATACTTGAGAGCGAACTCAACCGATCAAGCTGAGACGATTGTGAACGAAGCAGGAGAGACGGTAGCTAATCCAGATTATCAAAAGGTGTACAATCAGATTACAGCCTTAGAAAATGTACAATCTGTCACTTATTCAAGTAAGGATGAACAGTTGCAGAAATTAACAGCTACCTTGGGAGATACTTGGAACCTATTCCAAGGAGATGCCAATCCACTTTACGATGCTTATATCATTGATACGACTGAACCGCAGTATGTAAAAACTGTTGCAGCAGAGATTGCTAAAATTGATGGTGTTACAGAGGTACGTGATGGGGAAGTTGAAACGGAACGTATTTTTAAATTAGCTAATCTAGTTCGTACATGGGGATTGGCAGCAACTGGCTTATTGCTGTTTACTGCTGTTTTCTTGATTTCCAATACTATTCGGATTACCATTATTTCTCGTAGCCGTGAAATTCAGATTATGCGTCTGGTTGGTGCTAAAAACAGTTATATCCGTGGACCATTCCTCTGGGAAGGTGCCTGGGTAGGTCTCCTCGGAGCTATTTTGCCTTCTGCTTTAGTCTACTCTCTTTATAAGATGATCTATACTTCAGTAAATGCTAGTCTTGCTAGTCAAGATTTGTCTCTGATTAATATGAATGTCTTTGTTCCAGGAATGATTGGCGCACTTTTTGTAATTGGTATTATTATTGGTTCCTTGGGATCAGTCATTTCCATGAACCGCTACTTAAAAATTTAA
- the tnpB gene encoding IS66 family insertion sequence element accessory protein TnpB (TnpB, as the term is used for proteins encoded by IS66 family insertion elements, is considered an accessory protein, since TnpC, encoded by a neighboring gene, is a DDE family transposase.): MTIQLSDLGQVYLVCGKTDMRQGIDSLAYLIKSQFNLDPFSGQVYLFCGGRKDRFKALYWDGQGFWLLYKRFENGKLTWPNNEEEVKALTSEQVDWLMKGFSIIPKINVSKSRDFY, translated from the coding sequence ATGACCATCCAACTCAGTGATTTAGGTCAAGTTTACTTGGTCTGTGGAAAAACAGATATGCGTCAGGGAATTGATTCCCTGGCCTATCTTATCAAAAGTCAGTTCAACCTGGATCCCTTCTCCGGTCAGGTCTATCTCTTCTGCGGAGGTCGAAAAGACCGGTTCAAAGCTCTTTATTGGGATGGACAGGGATTTTGGTTATTGTATAAACGTTTTGAAAATGGGAAATTGACCTGGCCAAACAATGAAGAAGAGGTCAAGGCTCTAACTTCCGAGCAAGTCGACTGGCTCATGAAAGGATTTTCTATCATTCCAAAAATAAATGTTTCAAAAAGTCGTGATTTCTATTGA
- a CDS encoding transposase translates to MSSLEKIIETQSKTIEMMANELTLLREQVDYLRQKLYGKSSEKVVYQPGQLSLFGEESLPEEEADLPS, encoded by the coding sequence ATGTCATCACTAGAAAAAATTATTGAAACACAGTCAAAAACGATAGAGATGATGGCTAATGAACTCACTCTCCTTCGAGAACAGGTTGACTATCTGAGACAGAAACTCTACGGAAAATCATCAGAGAAGGTCGTATATCAACCAGGTCAGCTGAGCTTGTTTGGGGAGGAAAGTCTCCCTGAAGAAGAAGCTGACTTACCCAGTTGA
- a CDS encoding FeoB-associated Cys-rich membrane protein — protein MPTLILFLIIVILFSLAIRSLIKEKGSCGDCSCVSAQ, from the coding sequence ATGCCCACACTTATCCTCTTTCTCATCATCGTCATCTTATTTTCTCTTGCTATTCGCAGTCTCATCAAAGAAAAAGGATCCTGCGGAGATTGTTCCTGCGTAAGCGCCCAATAA
- the feoB gene encoding ferrous iron transport protein B has protein sequence MTKQIALAGNPNSGKTTLFNLLTGTNQRVGNWPGVTVERKSGTIKKRKHLLIQDLPGIYSLSPYTPEERVARDYLIADQPAAILNVLDATNLERNLYLTLQLLEMGLPIVIALNMTDALKSQGRSINSDQLSYQLGVPVQPISALKKLGISQLLHEVEKITNQQAEPIYPQYDKQFEAGLAQVIDLLSDSIPNHQKRFYAIKLLEQDQVILDQLQLNAQDMLDLTEIIAILEKIYADDMEAIIVNQRYQFIEKITELVTKDSDKTFNLSDNIDRLVTNRFLALPIFAAVMWLTYFLSIQTVGTMGTDWVNDVLFGELVPSLIQENLDRFEIAGWLQSLVLDGIIAGCGAILGFVPQIFVLFVCLGILEDIGYMSRVAFVMDRIFRRFGLSGKSFIPMLISTGCGVPGVMASRTIENEQDRKITIMTATFMPCSAKLPIISLVAGAFFPDNPWIAPSAYFVGMAAIVLSGMALKKTKQLGGVASPFIMELPSYHLPKLSTVLRYAFDKALSFIKRAGTIIFVTNIIIWFSSSYNWSLQMVETDESILASIGRSVSLLFAPLGFGNWRATVAAITGLLAKETVIATFGILYKLGETTEENPELWGILQQDYTALSAYSFLVFNLLCAPCFAAIGAIHREMGEAKWTWIAIGFQTGLAYASSLVIYQICLVLIYGQLPTVWTFIAIFLIITAIYSLVKKPTNSLPIVTLKTLEKGEY, from the coding sequence ATGACAAAACAAATCGCCCTTGCAGGTAATCCAAATAGCGGAAAAACAACTCTTTTCAACCTCCTAACAGGGACCAACCAACGTGTCGGTAACTGGCCTGGAGTCACCGTTGAAAGAAAATCTGGAACCATCAAAAAGCGAAAACATTTACTAATTCAAGATTTACCAGGTATCTACTCGCTGTCTCCCTACACACCAGAAGAACGGGTTGCCAGAGATTATTTGATAGCGGACCAACCAGCTGCTATCCTCAACGTCCTTGATGCAACAAACTTGGAGCGGAATCTCTATCTGACCTTGCAGTTATTAGAAATGGGCCTTCCTATTGTTATCGCCCTCAATATGACAGACGCCCTGAAAAGTCAAGGTCGCTCAATAAACAGCGACCAGCTCTCCTATCAACTGGGAGTTCCTGTACAGCCTATCAGTGCACTAAAAAAGCTAGGTATATCCCAGCTCCTCCATGAAGTAGAAAAAATTACCAATCAACAAGCTGAGCCAATCTATCCTCAGTATGACAAACAATTTGAAGCTGGCCTCGCCCAAGTTATTGACCTATTATCGGATTCCATCCCAAATCATCAAAAACGCTTCTACGCCATTAAGCTACTCGAACAAGACCAAGTCATTCTAGACCAATTGCAACTCAATGCGCAAGACATGCTTGATTTGACCGAAATCATTGCCATTTTGGAAAAAATTTACGCAGACGATATGGAAGCCATTATCGTCAATCAACGCTACCAATTTATCGAGAAAATCACAGAACTGGTCACAAAAGACAGCGATAAGACTTTTAACCTGTCTGATAACATCGACCGACTTGTTACCAATCGTTTTCTTGCCCTCCCTATCTTTGCGGCAGTCATGTGGCTGACCTACTTCCTGTCTATTCAAACGGTTGGTACAATGGGTACTGACTGGGTAAATGATGTCCTCTTCGGAGAGCTTGTTCCAAGCCTTATTCAGGAAAATCTAGATCGATTTGAAATCGCTGGCTGGCTACAATCTCTGGTCCTTGATGGCATTATTGCAGGATGCGGAGCCATTCTAGGTTTTGTACCACAAATTTTCGTCCTCTTCGTCTGCTTGGGAATCTTGGAAGACATCGGCTATATGAGCCGAGTCGCCTTTGTCATGGATAGGATTTTTAGACGTTTTGGTCTATCAGGCAAATCCTTTATTCCCATGTTGATTTCCACAGGCTGTGGCGTTCCTGGAGTCATGGCAAGCCGGACTATTGAAAATGAACAGGACCGAAAAATCACCATTATGACAGCAACCTTCATGCCCTGTTCTGCCAAACTTCCTATCATTTCACTGGTAGCCGGTGCTTTCTTTCCTGACAATCCTTGGATTGCTCCAAGCGCCTATTTTGTCGGTATGGCTGCCATCGTCCTATCCGGAATGGCACTAAAAAAGACCAAGCAACTTGGTGGAGTCGCAAGCCCCTTTATCATGGAATTACCATCTTATCACTTACCAAAACTCAGTACGGTTCTCCGATATGCATTCGATAAGGCACTTAGTTTTATCAAGCGAGCTGGTACCATTATATTTGTGACCAACATCATTATTTGGTTCAGCAGTTCCTATAATTGGTCTTTACAAATGGTAGAAACAGATGAGAGTATCTTAGCCTCCATTGGACGCAGTGTTTCTCTCCTCTTTGCCCCACTTGGTTTCGGAAATTGGCGAGCAACTGTTGCAGCCATTACAGGTCTCTTAGCCAAGGAAACCGTCATTGCCACCTTTGGTATCCTCTATAAATTAGGAGAAACAACCGAAGAAAATCCCGAACTATGGGGAATTTTACAACAAGACTATACAGCGTTATCAGCCTACTCCTTCCTAGTCTTCAATCTCCTCTGTGCCCCTTGTTTTGCGGCTATTGGTGCCATTCACCGTGAAATGGGAGAAGCCAAGTGGACATGGATTGCTATCGGTTTCCAAACAGGTTTAGCCTATGCAAGTAGTTTGGTTATCTATCAGATTTGTCTTGTACTTATCTACGGACAATTACCGACCGTCTGGACATTTATCGCTATCTTTCTAATTATCACAGCCATCTACAGCCTAGTGAAAAAACCAACCAACTCTCTTCCAATCGTCACACTAAAAACATTAGAAAAAGGAGAATATTAA
- a CDS encoding FeoA family protein, which produces MKLQNLQVGQSYLVKDCLTQDDIRKHLAHLGLKVGEEIRIISKTKTNAIFQVKASRLALDREIIESLVLIEKSATEIINLSEAPIGSSAKVMDIYTTGALRRRLMDMGLTKNTQLFLKKVAPLGDPIEITLRGYELTLRKSEAQMIGVQITSEVRK; this is translated from the coding sequence ATGAAACTGCAAAACCTTCAAGTTGGACAATCTTATTTAGTCAAAGATTGTCTAACGCAAGATGATATTCGTAAACACTTAGCGCACTTGGGTTTAAAAGTCGGAGAAGAGATTCGCATCATTTCAAAAACCAAGACCAATGCAATTTTCCAAGTCAAGGCAAGCCGTCTAGCCCTAGACAGAGAAATTATTGAATCTCTGGTTTTAATAGAAAAGTCAGCTACGGAAATAATCAATCTATCTGAGGCACCTATTGGTAGCTCAGCTAAGGTCATGGACATCTATACAACAGGTGCACTCCGTCGTCGCCTCATGGATATGGGACTTACAAAGAACACACAGCTATTTCTCAAAAAAGTCGCTCCCCTGGGCGATCCAATCGAAATTACCTTGAGAGGCTACGAGCTGACACTACGCAAATCCGAAGCGCAAATGATTGGTGTTCAAATCACAAGCGAGGTGAGGAAATGA